From the genome of Nicotiana sylvestris chromosome 2, ASM39365v2, whole genome shotgun sequence, one region includes:
- the LOC138886074 gene encoding uncharacterized protein: MAPYEYLYGRKYRSPIEWFNVGETILVGPQLVQQAIEKIKLIQERLLAAQSRKKSYADNRRRDMEFQVDGWVFLKVSSMKDVMRFGKRGKLSLWYIGPYRIIRNVGQVAYELDLPSDLESVHPVFHVSMLRKCIVDPSRIVSFDDVQVIE; the protein is encoded by the coding sequence atggctccatatgaataTCTTTACGGGCGGAAGTATAGGTCTCCTATAGAGTGGTTCAATGTTGGGGAAACTATATTAGTAGGACCACAATTGGTACAACAAGCAatcgagaaaattaagcttatacaggaaaggctattagcagctcaaagcCGTAAAAAgtcttatgcggataatcgacGGCGAGACATGGAATTTCAGGTTGATGGttgggtattcctaaaggtatcatCGATGAAGGACGTTATGAGGTTTGGAAAAAGGGGAAAACTTAGCCTTTGGTACATTGGACCATATAGGATCATACGCAATGTAGgccaggtagcatatgagttagacttgccttcggacttggagtctgtacatccagtctttcatgtgtctatgcttcgtaAATGTATCGTAGATCCTTCCAGAATCGTGTCATTTGACGACGTTCAGGTCATAGAGTAG